CTGCGAAGAAATAATGAGTAGAGCCGAAGCCCGGCGCGAGCGCCACGCGCGGTTGCGCAAGAAGCTCGCCGGCACCGTCGAGCGCCCGCGGCTCTGCGTGCGCCGCTCGCTGCACCACATCTATGCGGTCATCGTCGACGATTCGCGCGGGCACACGCTCGCGGCCGCATCGACGCGCGATAGCTCGCTGGCCTCCGATTTGAGCTCGAAGACGAACGTCGCGGCCGCCAAGGCGGTCGGCAGCGCGATCGCCGCAAAGGCGAAGGCC
The nucleotide sequence above comes from Candidatus Binatia bacterium. Encoded proteins:
- the rplR gene encoding 50S ribosomal protein L18 is translated as MSRAEARRERHARLRKKLAGTVERPRLCVRRSLHHIYAVIVDDSRGHTLAAASTRDSSLASDLSSKTNVAAAKAVGSAIAAKAKAAGISQVVFDRGGYKYHGRVRALADAAREAGLSF